In one Balaenoptera musculus isolate JJ_BM4_2016_0621 chromosome 20, mBalMus1.pri.v3, whole genome shotgun sequence genomic region, the following are encoded:
- the SLC6A4 gene encoding sodium-dependent serotonin transporter isoform X1, translated as METTPLNSQELSAYKDGEDCQGNGVLQKGVPAPGDKAESGQISNGYSAVPSPGAGDDTQHSIPAATTALVAEVHPGERETWGKKMDFLLSVIGYAVDLGNVWRFPYICYQNGGGAFLLPYTIMAVFGGIPLFYMELALGQYHRNGCISIWRKICPIFKGIGYAICIIAFYIASYYNTIMAWALYYLISSFAAQLPWTSCKNSWNTGNCTNYFSEDNITWTLHSTSPAEEFYTRHVLQIHRSKGLQDLGGISWQLALCIMLIFTIIYFSIWKGVKTSGKVVWVTATFPYIILSILLVRGATLPGAWRGVLFYLKPNWQKLLETGVWVDAAAQIFFSLGPGFGVLLAFASYNKFNNNCYQDALVTSVVNCMTSFVSGFVIFTVLGYMAEMRNEDVSEVAKDAGPSLLFITYAEAIANMPASTFFAIIFFLMLITLGLDSTFAGLEGVITAVLDEFPHIWSKRREWFVLSVVITCFFGSLITLTFGGAYVVKLLEEFATGPAVLTVALIEAIAVCWFYGINQFCSDVKEMLGFSPGWFWRICWVAISPLFLLFIICSFLMSPPQLRLFQYNYPQWSIILGYCIGTSSFICIPMYITYRLIITPGTLKERLIKGITPETPTEIPCGDIHLNAV; from the exons ATGGAGACCACACCCTTAAATTCCCAGGAGCTATCAGCATATAAGGATGGAGAAGATTGTCAAGGAAATGGTGTTCTACAGAAGGGTGTCCCTGCCCCTGGGGATAAGGCAGAGTCCGGCCAAATCTCGAATGGGTACTCAGCTGTTCCAAGCCCCGGTGCAGGAGACGACACTCAGCATTCCATCCCGGCTGCCACCACCGCCCTAGTGGCTGAGGTTCATCCAGGGGAACGGGAGACGTGGGGCAAGAAGATGGATTTCCTCCTCTCCGTCATTGGCTACGCTGTGGACCTGGGCAATGTCTGGCGCTTTCCCTACATCTGTTACCAGAATGGAGGGG GGGCATTCCTCCTACCCTACACTATCATGGCCGTTTTCGGGGGGATCCCGCTCTTCTACATGGAGCTCGCGCTGGGCCAGTACCACCGAAATGGATGCATTTCGATATGGAGGAAAATCTGCCCAATTTTCAAAG GGATCGGTTACGCCATCTGCATCATTGCCTTTTACATCGCCTCCTACTACAACACCATCATGGCCTGGGCGCTCTACTACCTCATCTCCTCTTTTGCGGCCCAGCTGCCCTGGACCAGCTGTAAGAACTCCTGGAACACTGGCAACTGCACTAACTACTTCTCCGAGGACAACATCACCTGGACACTCCATTCAACATCCCCTGCAGAAGAATTTTATAC GCGCCACGTCCTGCAGATCCACCGGTCAAAGGGGCTCCAGGACCTGGGGGGCATCAGCTGGCAGCTTGCCCTCTGCATCATGCTGATCTTCACTATTATCTACTTTAGCATCTGGAAAGGTGTCAAAACATCTGGCAAG GTGGTTTGGGTAACAGCCACCTTCCCTTACATCATCCTTTCGATCCTGCTGGTGAGGGGGGCCACCCTCCCCGGAGCCTGGAGGGGAGTTCTCTTCTATTTGAAACCCAACTGGCAGAAACTCCTGGAGACAGGG GTGTGGGTGGATGCGGCCGCCCAGATCTTCTTCTCTCTCGGTCCTGGCTTTGGGGTCCTGCTGGCTTTTGCGAGCTACAACAAATTCAACAACAACTGTTACCA AGACGCCTTGGTGACCAGTGTGGTGAATTGCATGACGAGCTTCGTTTCAGGATTTGTCATCTTCACAGTGCTGGGGTATATGGCTGAGATGAGGAACGAAGATGTGTCTGAGGTGGCCAAAGATGCAG GCCCCAGCCTGCTCTTCATCACATATGCGGAAGCCATAGCCAACATGCCAGCATCCACGTTCTTTGCCATCATCTTCTTCCTGATGTTAATCACACTGGGCTTGGACAGCACG TTTGCAGGCTTGGAGGGGGTGATCACAGCCGTGCTGGATGAGTTTCCACACATCTGGTCCAAGCGCCGGGAGTGGTTTGTGCTCAGCGTGGTCATTACCTGCTTCTTTGGATCCCTGATCACCCTGACTTTT GGAGGGGCCTACGTGGTGAAGCTGCTGGAGGAGTTTGCCACGGGACCCGCAGTGCTCACTGTTGCCCTGATAGAAGCAATTGCTGTGTGTTGGTTCTATG GCATCAATCAGTTCTGCAGTGATGTGAAGGAAATGCTTGGCTTCAGCCCTGGATGGTTTTGGAGGATCTGCTGGGTAGCCATCAGCCCTCTGTTTCTCCTG TTCATCATTTGCAGTTTTTTGATGAGCCCACCACAGCTACGACTTTTTCAGTATAATTATCCTCAGTGGAGCATCATCCTGGGTTACTGCATAGGAACCTCATCTTTCATCTGCATCCCGATGTATATAACTTATCGGCTGATCATCACTCCAGGGACACTTAAGGAG CGTCTTATTAAAGGTATCACTCCAGAAACACCGACAGAAATTCCCTGTGGGGATATCCACTTGAATGCTGTGTAA
- the SLC6A4 gene encoding sodium-dependent serotonin transporter isoform X2, whose product METTPLNSQELSAYKDGEDCQGNGVLQKGVPAPGDKAESGQISNGYSAVPSPGAGDDTQHSIPAATTALVAEVHPGERETWGKKMDFLLSVIGYAVDLGNVWRFPYICYQNGGGAFLLPYTIMAVFGGIPLFYMELALGQYHRNGCISIWRKICPIFKGIGYAICIIAFYIASYYNTIMAWALYYLISSFAAQLPWTSCKNSWNTGNCTNYFSEDNITWTLHSTSPAEEFYTRHVLQIHRSKGLQDLGGISWQLALCIMLIFTIIYFSIWKGVKTSGKVWVDAAAQIFFSLGPGFGVLLAFASYNKFNNNCYQDALVTSVVNCMTSFVSGFVIFTVLGYMAEMRNEDVSEVAKDAGPSLLFITYAEAIANMPASTFFAIIFFLMLITLGLDSTFAGLEGVITAVLDEFPHIWSKRREWFVLSVVITCFFGSLITLTFGGAYVVKLLEEFATGPAVLTVALIEAIAVCWFYGINQFCSDVKEMLGFSPGWFWRICWVAISPLFLLFIICSFLMSPPQLRLFQYNYPQWSIILGYCIGTSSFICIPMYITYRLIITPGTLKERLIKGITPETPTEIPCGDIHLNAV is encoded by the exons ATGGAGACCACACCCTTAAATTCCCAGGAGCTATCAGCATATAAGGATGGAGAAGATTGTCAAGGAAATGGTGTTCTACAGAAGGGTGTCCCTGCCCCTGGGGATAAGGCAGAGTCCGGCCAAATCTCGAATGGGTACTCAGCTGTTCCAAGCCCCGGTGCAGGAGACGACACTCAGCATTCCATCCCGGCTGCCACCACCGCCCTAGTGGCTGAGGTTCATCCAGGGGAACGGGAGACGTGGGGCAAGAAGATGGATTTCCTCCTCTCCGTCATTGGCTACGCTGTGGACCTGGGCAATGTCTGGCGCTTTCCCTACATCTGTTACCAGAATGGAGGGG GGGCATTCCTCCTACCCTACACTATCATGGCCGTTTTCGGGGGGATCCCGCTCTTCTACATGGAGCTCGCGCTGGGCCAGTACCACCGAAATGGATGCATTTCGATATGGAGGAAAATCTGCCCAATTTTCAAAG GGATCGGTTACGCCATCTGCATCATTGCCTTTTACATCGCCTCCTACTACAACACCATCATGGCCTGGGCGCTCTACTACCTCATCTCCTCTTTTGCGGCCCAGCTGCCCTGGACCAGCTGTAAGAACTCCTGGAACACTGGCAACTGCACTAACTACTTCTCCGAGGACAACATCACCTGGACACTCCATTCAACATCCCCTGCAGAAGAATTTTATAC GCGCCACGTCCTGCAGATCCACCGGTCAAAGGGGCTCCAGGACCTGGGGGGCATCAGCTGGCAGCTTGCCCTCTGCATCATGCTGATCTTCACTATTATCTACTTTAGCATCTGGAAAGGTGTCAAAACATCTGGCAAG GTGTGGGTGGATGCGGCCGCCCAGATCTTCTTCTCTCTCGGTCCTGGCTTTGGGGTCCTGCTGGCTTTTGCGAGCTACAACAAATTCAACAACAACTGTTACCA AGACGCCTTGGTGACCAGTGTGGTGAATTGCATGACGAGCTTCGTTTCAGGATTTGTCATCTTCACAGTGCTGGGGTATATGGCTGAGATGAGGAACGAAGATGTGTCTGAGGTGGCCAAAGATGCAG GCCCCAGCCTGCTCTTCATCACATATGCGGAAGCCATAGCCAACATGCCAGCATCCACGTTCTTTGCCATCATCTTCTTCCTGATGTTAATCACACTGGGCTTGGACAGCACG TTTGCAGGCTTGGAGGGGGTGATCACAGCCGTGCTGGATGAGTTTCCACACATCTGGTCCAAGCGCCGGGAGTGGTTTGTGCTCAGCGTGGTCATTACCTGCTTCTTTGGATCCCTGATCACCCTGACTTTT GGAGGGGCCTACGTGGTGAAGCTGCTGGAGGAGTTTGCCACGGGACCCGCAGTGCTCACTGTTGCCCTGATAGAAGCAATTGCTGTGTGTTGGTTCTATG GCATCAATCAGTTCTGCAGTGATGTGAAGGAAATGCTTGGCTTCAGCCCTGGATGGTTTTGGAGGATCTGCTGGGTAGCCATCAGCCCTCTGTTTCTCCTG TTCATCATTTGCAGTTTTTTGATGAGCCCACCACAGCTACGACTTTTTCAGTATAATTATCCTCAGTGGAGCATCATCCTGGGTTACTGCATAGGAACCTCATCTTTCATCTGCATCCCGATGTATATAACTTATCGGCTGATCATCACTCCAGGGACACTTAAGGAG CGTCTTATTAAAGGTATCACTCCAGAAACACCGACAGAAATTCCCTGTGGGGATATCCACTTGAATGCTGTGTAA
- the SLC6A4 gene encoding sodium-dependent serotonin transporter isoform X3 translates to MSAALWVMKLNESSPEPDLTRFSASLMLHLWKSPLLIPALYKPCSPPRAFLLPYTIMAVFGGIPLFYMELALGQYHRNGCISIWRKICPIFKGIGYAICIIAFYIASYYNTIMAWALYYLISSFAAQLPWTSCKNSWNTGNCTNYFSEDNITWTLHSTSPAEEFYTRHVLQIHRSKGLQDLGGISWQLALCIMLIFTIIYFSIWKGVKTSGKVVWVTATFPYIILSILLVRGATLPGAWRGVLFYLKPNWQKLLETGVWVDAAAQIFFSLGPGFGVLLAFASYNKFNNNCYQDALVTSVVNCMTSFVSGFVIFTVLGYMAEMRNEDVSEVAKDAGPSLLFITYAEAIANMPASTFFAIIFFLMLITLGLDSTFAGLEGVITAVLDEFPHIWSKRREWFVLSVVITCFFGSLITLTFGGAYVVKLLEEFATGPAVLTVALIEAIAVCWFYGINQFCSDVKEMLGFSPGWFWRICWVAISPLFLLFIICSFLMSPPQLRLFQYNYPQWSIILGYCIGTSSFICIPMYITYRLIITPGTLKERLIKGITPETPTEIPCGDIHLNAV, encoded by the exons ATGTCTGCGGCTCTCTGGGTCATGAAGTTGAATGAAAGCTCTCCTGAACCTGACCTCACCAGATTTTCAGCATCATTAATGCTTCATCTGTGGAAGAGCCCCCTTCTCATCCCTGCATTATACAAGCCCTGCTCTCCTCCAA GGGCATTCCTCCTACCCTACACTATCATGGCCGTTTTCGGGGGGATCCCGCTCTTCTACATGGAGCTCGCGCTGGGCCAGTACCACCGAAATGGATGCATTTCGATATGGAGGAAAATCTGCCCAATTTTCAAAG GGATCGGTTACGCCATCTGCATCATTGCCTTTTACATCGCCTCCTACTACAACACCATCATGGCCTGGGCGCTCTACTACCTCATCTCCTCTTTTGCGGCCCAGCTGCCCTGGACCAGCTGTAAGAACTCCTGGAACACTGGCAACTGCACTAACTACTTCTCCGAGGACAACATCACCTGGACACTCCATTCAACATCCCCTGCAGAAGAATTTTATAC GCGCCACGTCCTGCAGATCCACCGGTCAAAGGGGCTCCAGGACCTGGGGGGCATCAGCTGGCAGCTTGCCCTCTGCATCATGCTGATCTTCACTATTATCTACTTTAGCATCTGGAAAGGTGTCAAAACATCTGGCAAG GTGGTTTGGGTAACAGCCACCTTCCCTTACATCATCCTTTCGATCCTGCTGGTGAGGGGGGCCACCCTCCCCGGAGCCTGGAGGGGAGTTCTCTTCTATTTGAAACCCAACTGGCAGAAACTCCTGGAGACAGGG GTGTGGGTGGATGCGGCCGCCCAGATCTTCTTCTCTCTCGGTCCTGGCTTTGGGGTCCTGCTGGCTTTTGCGAGCTACAACAAATTCAACAACAACTGTTACCA AGACGCCTTGGTGACCAGTGTGGTGAATTGCATGACGAGCTTCGTTTCAGGATTTGTCATCTTCACAGTGCTGGGGTATATGGCTGAGATGAGGAACGAAGATGTGTCTGAGGTGGCCAAAGATGCAG GCCCCAGCCTGCTCTTCATCACATATGCGGAAGCCATAGCCAACATGCCAGCATCCACGTTCTTTGCCATCATCTTCTTCCTGATGTTAATCACACTGGGCTTGGACAGCACG TTTGCAGGCTTGGAGGGGGTGATCACAGCCGTGCTGGATGAGTTTCCACACATCTGGTCCAAGCGCCGGGAGTGGTTTGTGCTCAGCGTGGTCATTACCTGCTTCTTTGGATCCCTGATCACCCTGACTTTT GGAGGGGCCTACGTGGTGAAGCTGCTGGAGGAGTTTGCCACGGGACCCGCAGTGCTCACTGTTGCCCTGATAGAAGCAATTGCTGTGTGTTGGTTCTATG GCATCAATCAGTTCTGCAGTGATGTGAAGGAAATGCTTGGCTTCAGCCCTGGATGGTTTTGGAGGATCTGCTGGGTAGCCATCAGCCCTCTGTTTCTCCTG TTCATCATTTGCAGTTTTTTGATGAGCCCACCACAGCTACGACTTTTTCAGTATAATTATCCTCAGTGGAGCATCATCCTGGGTTACTGCATAGGAACCTCATCTTTCATCTGCATCCCGATGTATATAACTTATCGGCTGATCATCACTCCAGGGACACTTAAGGAG CGTCTTATTAAAGGTATCACTCCAGAAACACCGACAGAAATTCCCTGTGGGGATATCCACTTGAATGCTGTGTAA